From a region of the Sphingopyxis sp. YR583 genome:
- a CDS encoding NADPH:quinone oxidoreductase family protein yields the protein MRAIEVRELLPDHAGVALADLPIPEPGAGEVRVRVRAAAINFPDLLMTGGGYQLKPDLPFVSGLEFSGEVDAVGKGVSDWAAGDAVVGGNRFGAMAEYVVVPEEVLRAKPGALGWDEAAAYPVAYLTAYVALIRCAQVEPGEWVLVHGAAGGVGLATVDLAKALGARVIAVASSAEKRDAIARHYAPDAVISAEPGFRDEVKALTGGKGADVIFDPVGGDIFDESTRCIAFGGRLLVVGFTSGRIPEVSVNMPLIKGFSVVGVRAGEYGRRFPERGAENVAAIDALAAAGRIRPHVHAALDLADWREGFAMIERREVVGKVVLKP from the coding sequence ATGCGGGCAATCGAGGTTCGAGAATTGCTTCCCGATCATGCCGGCGTTGCGCTTGCAGATTTGCCGATACCGGAGCCTGGAGCCGGGGAAGTCCGCGTGCGGGTGCGCGCGGCAGCGATCAACTTTCCCGACCTGTTGATGACAGGCGGCGGCTATCAGTTGAAGCCCGACCTGCCCTTCGTCTCCGGGCTCGAATTTTCGGGTGAAGTGGACGCAGTGGGCAAGGGGGTTTCCGATTGGGCGGCGGGCGACGCGGTCGTCGGCGGCAATCGTTTCGGCGCGATGGCCGAATATGTCGTGGTGCCGGAGGAGGTGCTGCGTGCGAAACCCGGCGCATTGGGCTGGGACGAGGCGGCGGCTTATCCGGTCGCCTATCTGACCGCCTATGTCGCGCTTATTCGCTGCGCGCAGGTCGAGCCCGGCGAGTGGGTGCTGGTGCACGGCGCTGCGGGCGGGGTTGGGCTGGCGACCGTGGACCTGGCGAAAGCTTTGGGCGCGCGCGTGATCGCGGTCGCGAGCAGCGCGGAAAAGCGCGATGCGATTGCGCGGCATTACGCACCCGACGCCGTTATTTCGGCCGAGCCGGGGTTTCGCGACGAGGTGAAGGCGCTGACCGGCGGCAAGGGGGCCGACGTGATCTTCGACCCGGTTGGCGGCGACATCTTCGATGAATCGACGCGCTGCATCGCGTTCGGCGGTCGCCTGCTTGTCGTCGGCTTCACTTCGGGGCGCATCCCGGAGGTGTCGGTGAATATGCCGCTGATCAAGGGCTTTTCGGTGGTCGGCGTGCGGGCCGGCGAATATGGTCGGCGCTTTCCCGAGCGCGGCGCGGAGAATGTCGCAGCGATCGACGCGCTGGCGGCGGCGGGGAGAATCCGGCCGCACGTCCATGCCGCGCTAGACCTTGCCGACTGGCGCGAAGGCTTTGCGATGATCGAGCGGCGCGAGGTTGTGGGCAAGGTCGTGCTGAAACCGTGA
- a CDS encoding glycoside hydrolase family 108 protein, with translation MPRPDPSTCAADALIDAVIDREGRYVNHPADRGGPTCWGITEAVARAQGYAGPMRDLPRGEAAGIYRRLYWLRPGFDRVALRAAKIAAELFDTGVNMGTGTAAGFLQRALNALNRAARDYPDIAVDREIGPRTLSALDGFLKARGKGGEIVLLRAMEALQGERYIALAERRPSQEAFLYGWLANRVGEN, from the coding sequence ATGCCACGACCGGATCCATCGACATGCGCCGCCGACGCCTTGATCGATGCCGTCATCGACCGCGAAGGTCGATATGTAAACCACCCAGCCGATCGCGGCGGCCCCACCTGCTGGGGCATAACCGAAGCGGTCGCGCGGGCGCAGGGCTATGCGGGCCCGATGCGCGACCTGCCGCGCGGCGAGGCCGCGGGCATCTATCGCCGCCTCTACTGGCTGCGTCCCGGCTTCGACAGGGTGGCACTCCGCGCTGCGAAAATCGCCGCCGAACTTTTCGACACCGGCGTCAACATGGGCACCGGCACAGCCGCCGGCTTCCTTCAGCGCGCGCTCAACGCACTCAATCGCGCCGCGCGCGACTATCCCGATATCGCGGTCGACCGCGAAATCGGGCCGCGCACGCTATCGGCGCTTGACGGTTTTCTGAAAGCACGCGGCAAGGGCGGCGAGATCGTCCTGCTCCGCGCGATGGAGGCGCTGCAGGGCGAACGCTACATCGCGCTCGCCGAACGCCGCCCGAGCCAGGAGGCCTTTCTCTACGGCTGGCTGGCCAACCGCGTCGGCGAGAACTGA
- a CDS encoding holin family protein, with the protein MSIIEGLIGPIAKLIDKIIPDPEARDRAKLELLKMEGSQEMEAIRTQMTAIVAEANSTDPWTSRARPSFLYVMYALLLWAIPMGLIAAARPEMAKGIADGMNAYLAGIPESLYALFGTGYLGYTAARAWGKAKGVEG; encoded by the coding sequence ATGAGCATTATCGAAGGCCTGATCGGCCCTATCGCCAAGCTGATCGACAAGATCATCCCCGACCCCGAGGCGCGCGACCGCGCCAAGCTCGAACTCCTGAAAATGGAGGGCAGTCAGGAAATGGAAGCGATACGCACACAGATGACCGCGATCGTCGCCGAGGCGAACAGCACCGACCCCTGGACCAGCCGTGCACGGCCCAGCTTCCTCTATGTCATGTATGCCCTGTTGCTCTGGGCGATCCCGATGGGCCTGATCGCCGCGGCACGGCCCGAAATGGCGAAGGGTATCGCCGACGGCATGAACGCCTATCTCGCGGGCATTCCGGAGTCGCTCTACGCGCTCTTCGGGACGGGGTATCTGGGGTACACGGCGGCGCGTGCGTGGGGCAAAGCGAAGGGAGTCGAAGGCTAA
- a CDS encoding SRPBCC family protein, with protein MKPTKKTRRTDHAERLIAAPLVDVFAAFTSAAKLARWLPPEGATGTFEHVDLRAGGGFLMRLTFDDADVETKSDDDSDVVEVYIPILDDGRLVVWQVEFESDDPRFSGTMEMHWYLSRQSGGTLVTIDAHHVPPGISAKDHVEGLNSSLANLAGVVEA; from the coding sequence TTGAAACCGACAAAGAAGACGCGGCGCACCGATCATGCCGAAAGGCTGATCGCGGCGCCGTTGGTCGATGTCTTCGCGGCGTTCACGAGCGCAGCGAAGCTTGCGCGATGGTTGCCGCCCGAAGGGGCGACGGGGACGTTCGAGCATGTCGACCTGCGCGCCGGCGGCGGCTTTTTGATGCGGCTTACCTTCGACGACGCCGATGTCGAGACCAAGAGCGACGACGACAGCGATGTCGTGGAAGTCTATATCCCGATACTCGACGACGGGCGGCTGGTGGTATGGCAGGTCGAATTCGAGTCCGACGACCCGCGTTTTTCGGGGACGATGGAAATGCACTGGTATCTGTCGCGGCAGAGCGGCGGCACGCTGGTCACGATCGACGCGCATCACGTGCCGCCGGGTATCTCGGCGAAGGATCATGTCGAGGGGTTGAATAGCTCGCTCGCCAATCTGGCGGGGGTGGTCGAGGCTTAG
- the alaS gene encoding alanine--tRNA ligase has product MTSTNDIRRSFLDYFGEAQHHIEPSAPLVPYNDPTLMFVNAGMVPFKNIFTGLEKRPYSRAASSQKCVRAGGKHNDLDNVGYTARHHTFFEMLGNFSFGDYFKEQAIEHAWTLITKTWGLKPEKLTATVYHTDDEAFDLWKKIAGLPEERIIRIPTSDNFWSMGDTGPCGPCSEIFYDHGDHIWGGPPGSPQEDGDRFVEIWNLVFMQYEQMPGGERVDLPRPSIDTGMGLERVAAVLQGVHDNYDTDTFKALIAASVDLTGVPAEGATQASHRVIADHLRASSFLVADGVLPSNEGRGYVLRRIMRRAMRHAHLLGAKDPLMHRLLPSLTAEMGAAYPELIRAQPLIAETLEREETKFRQTLQNGLRLLDEATVGMGKGDTLPGEVAFKLYDTYGFPYDLTEDALRAADIAVDRAGFDGAMAQQKAAARAAWKGSGEKASDEIWFDLAETNGSTEFTGYTSTAGEATIIGLVKDGKPVDEARAGDEVTVLTNQTPFYGESGGQMGDAGTIATLEGAKASVSDTGKPLGRLHTHQAKLEAGTLKVGDTVQLTVDAARRDRIRANHSATHLLHAALRNRLGGHVTQKGSLVAEDRFRFDFSHPKALSADEIAQIEADVNAQIRGNDAVSTRLMTPDDAVAAGALALFGEKYGDEVRVLSMGAADDHHYSVELCGGTHVRALGDIALFKIVSESAVSSGVRRIEALTGEAARIWLNGRDEALKAAAAALKTAPDDVPARVAALAEQLKKAERELADAKKALAMGGGGGAAAGPAIEQIGDVAFIAQVVDGLDPKELRGTVDGLKKQVGSGVAMLVAVNDGRASVAVGVTDDKTGSVSAVDLVKAAVAALGGQGGGGRPDMAQGGGPDGGAANDAVAAVKAALA; this is encoded by the coding sequence ATGACATCGACCAACGACATTCGCCGCTCTTTCCTCGACTATTTCGGGGAGGCACAGCATCATATCGAGCCGTCGGCGCCGCTGGTGCCGTATAATGACCCGACGCTGATGTTCGTCAACGCGGGCATGGTTCCATTCAAGAATATCTTCACCGGGCTGGAGAAGCGTCCTTATAGCCGCGCGGCCTCGTCGCAAAAGTGCGTCCGCGCAGGCGGCAAGCATAACGACCTCGACAATGTCGGCTATACCGCACGGCATCATACCTTCTTTGAAATGCTGGGGAATTTTTCCTTCGGCGACTATTTCAAGGAACAGGCGATCGAGCATGCCTGGACGCTGATCACCAAGACTTGGGGCCTTAAGCCCGAGAAGCTGACCGCGACCGTCTATCATACCGACGACGAAGCGTTCGACCTGTGGAAGAAGATCGCGGGCCTGCCCGAAGAGCGCATCATCCGCATTCCGACGAGCGACAATTTCTGGTCGATGGGCGACACGGGGCCGTGCGGGCCGTGCAGCGAAATCTTTTATGACCATGGCGATCATATCTGGGGCGGTCCGCCGGGCTCTCCGCAAGAGGATGGCGACCGGTTCGTCGAGATCTGGAATCTGGTGTTCATGCAATATGAGCAGATGCCGGGCGGCGAGCGCGTCGACCTGCCGCGCCCGAGTATCGACACCGGCATGGGGCTGGAGCGCGTCGCGGCGGTGTTGCAGGGTGTCCACGACAATTATGATACCGACACGTTCAAGGCGTTGATCGCGGCGTCGGTGGACCTGACGGGCGTGCCCGCAGAGGGGGCAACGCAGGCGAGCCACCGCGTTATCGCCGATCACCTTCGTGCATCGAGCTTTCTTGTCGCCGATGGCGTGCTGCCGTCGAACGAAGGGCGCGGCTATGTGCTGCGCCGGATCATGCGCCGCGCCATGCGCCATGCGCACCTGCTCGGCGCCAAGGATCCTTTGATGCACCGGCTGCTGCCGTCGCTGACCGCCGAAATGGGGGCCGCCTATCCCGAACTTATCCGTGCGCAGCCGCTGATCGCAGAGACGCTGGAGCGTGAGGAAACCAAGTTCCGCCAGACGTTGCAGAATGGCCTGCGTTTGCTCGACGAAGCGACCGTCGGCATGGGCAAGGGCGATACGCTGCCGGGCGAGGTCGCGTTCAAACTCTATGACACATACGGCTTCCCCTATGACCTGACCGAAGACGCCCTGCGCGCCGCGGATATTGCGGTCGATCGTGCGGGTTTCGATGGGGCGATGGCGCAGCAAAAGGCGGCGGCACGCGCGGCGTGGAAGGGCAGCGGCGAAAAGGCGTCGGACGAAATCTGGTTCGACCTGGCCGAAACCAACGGCAGCACCGAATTCACCGGCTATACTTCGACGGCTGGCGAGGCGACCATCATTGGCCTCGTCAAGGACGGCAAGCCGGTCGACGAAGCCAGGGCGGGCGACGAAGTCACCGTGCTCACCAACCAGACGCCCTTTTATGGCGAGAGCGGCGGCCAGATGGGCGACGCCGGCACGATCGCGACGCTGGAGGGCGCCAAGGCGTCGGTCAGTGACACGGGCAAGCCGCTCGGCCGCCTGCATACGCATCAGGCAAAGCTCGAGGCGGGGACGCTGAAGGTTGGCGACACGGTGCAACTCACCGTCGATGCCGCGCGGCGGGACCGGATCCGCGCAAATCACAGCGCGACGCACCTGCTGCACGCGGCGCTGCGCAATCGTCTGGGCGGACATGTGACGCAGAAGGGGAGCCTTGTTGCCGAGGATCGCTTCCGCTTCGACTTCTCGCACCCCAAGGCGCTGAGCGCCGATGAGATCGCGCAGATCGAGGCTGATGTGAACGCACAGATTCGCGGCAACGATGCGGTATCGACGCGGCTGATGACGCCCGACGATGCCGTCGCGGCGGGCGCGCTCGCGCTGTTCGGCGAGAAATACGGCGACGAAGTGCGCGTGCTCTCGATGGGGGCGGCCGACGATCATCATTATTCGGTCGAGCTTTGCGGCGGGACGCATGTTCGCGCGCTGGGTGACATCGCCCTATTCAAGATCGTTAGCGAAAGTGCCGTTTCCTCCGGCGTCCGACGCATCGAGGCGCTGACCGGCGAGGCGGCGCGCATCTGGCTCAATGGTCGCGACGAAGCGTTGAAAGCCGCCGCCGCCGCGCTCAAGACCGCGCCCGACGACGTGCCGGCGCGCGTTGCAGCGCTTGCCGAGCAACTCAAGAAGGCCGAGCGCGAGCTGGCCGACGCGAAGAAGGCACTGGCGATGGGCGGTGGCGGCGGCGCTGCTGCGGGGCCCGCAATCGAGCAGATCGGCGATGTGGCCTTCATAGCGCAGGTCGTCGACGGGCTCGATCCCAAGGAATTGCGCGGTACGGTCGATGGCCTCAAGAAACAGGTCGGCAGCGGCGTCGCCATGCTGGTCGCGGTCAATGACGGACGCGCCTCGGTCGCGGTCGGCGTAACCGACGACAAGACTGGTAGCGTCAGCGCGGTCGACCTGGTCAAGGCTGCGGTCGCGGCGCTCGGCGGGCAGGGCGGCGGCGGGCGGCCCGACATGGCGCAAGGCGGCGGCCCTGACGGCGGCGCGGCGAACGATGCCGTGGCGGCCGTCAAAGCGGCGCTCGCTTGA
- a CDS encoding glutathione S-transferase family protein, giving the protein MSLIVHHLNNSRSQRILWLLEEISAPYEVKYYDRDPVTNLAPPELLAVHPLGKSPVIEDDGRVVTESGAITEYLCERHGGGHLVPERGTDDHISHLEWLHFAEGSAMTPILLRIYTARLGEAAAPIEPRISQQLDSHFAYMESRVGESGHFVGDSLSAADIMLSFPAEIAIMQGMAPRYPKLAAFVNACHDRPAWRRAREKGGAYYGY; this is encoded by the coding sequence ATGAGCCTGATCGTCCACCATCTGAACAACAGTCGCTCGCAGCGCATCCTGTGGCTGCTCGAGGAAATCAGCGCGCCCTATGAGGTCAAATATTATGATCGCGACCCGGTGACCAACCTTGCGCCGCCTGAATTGCTCGCAGTTCATCCGCTCGGCAAGTCGCCGGTGATCGAGGATGACGGCCGCGTCGTGACCGAATCGGGCGCGATTACCGAATATCTGTGCGAGCGGCATGGTGGCGGACATCTGGTTCCCGAACGTGGGACCGACGATCATATCAGTCACCTTGAGTGGCTGCATTTCGCCGAGGGGTCGGCGATGACGCCGATCCTGTTGCGCATCTATACCGCACGCCTTGGCGAAGCCGCTGCGCCGATCGAGCCGCGGATTTCGCAGCAACTCGATTCGCACTTCGCCTATATGGAAAGCCGTGTCGGCGAGAGCGGCCATTTCGTCGGCGACAGCCTTTCCGCCGCCGACATCATGCTGAGCTTCCCCGCGGAAATCGCTATCATGCAGGGGATGGCGCCGCGCTACCCCAAGCTCGCGGCCTTTGTGAACGCCTGCCACGATCGTCCGGCATGGCGCCGCGCACGCGAAAAGGGTGGCGCCTATTATGGCTATTGA